Within Prochlorococcus marinus XMU1411, the genomic segment TGGGATGTTTAGCTACATCTTCAGGAATACCTTCTGCAATAATTTCGCCGCCTTTATCTCCTCCATCAGGTCCTAAATCAATAATCCAATCAGAACATCTAATAACATCTAAATTATGTTCGATAACAATTACAGAATTCCCTTTATCTACCAAACGTTGTATCACATCCATTAATTTATGGACATCATAAAAACTTAGACCTGTAGTTGGTTCATCAATCAAATATAGAGTTTTTCCAGTAGCCCTTTTAGATAATTCTGTGGCTAACTTAACTCTTTGAGCCTCTCCTCCAGATAATGTAGGAGCAGGTTGGCCTAATTTAACATATCCTAAGCCGACATCTACTAATGTAGATAATCTATCAGAAGCTTGAGGTATAGCAGAAAAATTTTCTGCAGCTTGTTCAACAGTCATCTCTAGAACGTCAGATATATTAAAACCTTTATATTTAACTTGAAGAGTTTCCCTATTAAAGCGAGCTCCTTTGCAAACTTCACATTGAACATACACATCAGGTAAAAAATTCATTTCGATAACGTTAACTCCCTGGCCTTTACACGCTTCACATCTTCCTCCTTTCACATTAAAACTAAACTGGCCAGCCTGATATCCTCTCGCTTTAGCTTCAACTGTGGCAGTAAATATCTGCCTTATAGGATCAAAAGCACCAGTGTAAGTAGCAGGGTTTGATCTTGGTGTCCTTCCAATTGGAGATTGATCAATAACGATAACCTTATCAATTGCTTTTATACCCTTTAACTCCTCTACCCCTTGAGGAAAAGGAACTTTTAATCCTAAAGAATGACACAAAGCAGGGTGTAGTAATTCATTTATCAAGGTACTTTTCCCACTACCGCTAACACCAGTTACAGAAACTAATCTTCCTAAAGGAAATTCTACAGATATATTTTTTAAATTATTTTTAGAACATTTATTTAAAAGTAAACTTTTTTTTACAGATGATCTACGTTCTTTTGGAGTAGGAATCGATTTCCTACCACTGAGATAAGCCCCAGTTAAAGACCTCTCTGATTGCAGAACATCTTGATATGACCCCTTAGCAATAATTTCCCCACCATAAACACCTGCCCCTGGGCCAATATCTACTAAATAATCTGCGGATTTCATTGTATCTTCATCATGTTCAACTACTACTAAAGTATTGCCAAGGTCTCTTAAGCTTTTTAATGTTTCTAATAACCTATCATTGTCTCTCTGATGTAAACCAATACTTGGCTCATCTAAAACATATAAAACACCAGTAAGCCCTGCGCCTATTTGAGTAGCTAATCTAATACGCTGAGCCTCTCCGCCAGACAAAGTCATAGCTGGTCTATCTAAAGTTAAATAATCTAAACCAACATTAATTAAAAACTTTAAACGTAAGCGAATTTCTTTTAAAACCAATTCACATATCTGCTTTTGTTTTTCTGATAAAGATATATTATCCTTTTTAGTCTTACCTAATCCCATGATACGCTCTATGTGAGTTAGGGTTTCAGCAACACTTATAGAGGTTAAGTCAGTGATATTGTATGGACCAAGTTTAACGGCCAAAGCCTCAGGTCTTAATCTTTTGCCAGAACAGGTTTTACATGGGACTAATTCTAGATACTTTTCTAATTTTTGTTTAGCTAATTCTCCATTAGCTTCATTAAATTGTCTTTCTAGTATTGGTAAAATTCCCTCAAATGGTCTTTCAAAACCACTAGAAGTTTTAAATCGACTATCAGCTTGAATTAATATTGGTTTATCTGATCCCAATAGTAGAACTTTTCTTTGCAAATCACTTAAATCTTTCCAAGGGGTTTTTAATTCAAAACCATAAGCTTGTCCTACAGAATAAAGCAAAGAGAAGTAATAAGTATTATCTTTTTCACTCCAAGGAGCTATTGCAGCATAAACAGGTAATGTTTTATCTGGTATAACCCTATCCGCAGTAAATTTTTTTAAATAACCAATACCATGACAATCTGGACAGGCCCCATATGGGCTATTAAAAGAAAATAATCTAGGAGAAAGTTCCTCAACAATTGATCCATGTACAGGACATGCATAATTTTCTGAATAAAGTTTTTCTCGTTCCAAATTAGGAGGTAAGTTTTCTCCTTTTTTTGGAACAACTTCTACTATTGCTAAACCATCTCCTCTTTTGAGACAAGTTTGTAGAGAATCATTTAATCTTTCTTGTATTCCTTCTCTTGCAATTAATCTGTCAACTACTACCTCAATATTATGAGTTCGATTTTTATCTAATTCAATACTATCAACAAGTTCTCTGACTTCTCCGTTGATTCTTACCCGAGCGAAGCCCTCAGCAGCTAATCCACTTATTAATTTTGTATGTGTTCCTTTCTTTCCTCTAACAACAGGAGCCAATAATTGGTACCTTGTTCCCTCTGGTAATAGAAGAATTTGATCAACCATCTCATCAATTGTTTGAGGCGCAATTGGAATACCACAGTGATGACAATGTGGCTCGCCAGCACGACCAAACAACAATCTTAGGTAATCTTGTATCTCTGTAACTGTTCCTACTGTTGATCGAGGATTATGACTTGTAGACTTTTGATCAATTGAAATAGCAGGTGATAAGCCCTCAATATTATCAACATCTGGTTTGTCTACTTGACCCAGAAATTGCCTCGCGTATGCCGACAGACTCTCAACATATCTTCTTTGACCTTCAGCGAAAATCGTATCAAAAGCTAAAGAACTTTTACCGCTTCCACTCACACCTGTAAAAACTATAAATTTATTTCTAGGCAGAGATAAGTCGATATTTTTTAAATTGTGCTGACGAGCC encodes:
- the uvrA gene encoding excinuclease ABC subunit UvrA translates to MVNKISNSFKGDNEINIRGARQHNLKNIDLSLPRNKFIVFTGVSGSGKSSLAFDTIFAEGQRRYVESLSAYARQFLGQVDKPDVDNIEGLSPAISIDQKSTSHNPRSTVGTVTEIQDYLRLLFGRAGEPHCHHCGIPIAPQTIDEMVDQILLLPEGTRYQLLAPVVRGKKGTHTKLISGLAAEGFARVRINGEVRELVDSIELDKNRTHNIEVVVDRLIAREGIQERLNDSLQTCLKRGDGLAIVEVVPKKGENLPPNLEREKLYSENYACPVHGSIVEELSPRLFSFNSPYGACPDCHGIGYLKKFTADRVIPDKTLPVYAAIAPWSEKDNTYYFSLLYSVGQAYGFELKTPWKDLSDLQRKVLLLGSDKPILIQADSRFKTSSGFERPFEGILPILERQFNEANGELAKQKLEKYLELVPCKTCSGKRLRPEALAVKLGPYNITDLTSISVAETLTHIERIMGLGKTKKDNISLSEKQKQICELVLKEIRLRLKFLINVGLDYLTLDRPAMTLSGGEAQRIRLATQIGAGLTGVLYVLDEPSIGLHQRDNDRLLETLKSLRDLGNTLVVVEHDEDTMKSADYLVDIGPGAGVYGGEIIAKGSYQDVLQSERSLTGAYLSGRKSIPTPKERRSSVKKSLLLNKCSKNNLKNISVEFPLGRLVSVTGVSGSGKSTLINELLHPALCHSLGLKVPFPQGVEELKGIKAIDKVIVIDQSPIGRTPRSNPATYTGAFDPIRQIFTATVEAKARGYQAGQFSFNVKGGRCEACKGQGVNVIEMNFLPDVYVQCEVCKGARFNRETLQVKYKGFNISDVLEMTVEQAAENFSAIPQASDRLSTLVDVGLGYVKLGQPAPTLSGGEAQRVKLATELSKRATGKTLYLIDEPTTGLSFYDVHKLMDVIQRLVDKGNSVIVIEHNLDVIRCSDWIIDLGPDGGDKGGEIIAEGIPEDVAKHPTSHTAKYLKKVLK